The DNA segment GACACTGCGGTCGCGGCCACCCTAAAAACCATAAACAATAAACTAGGCTCTTTAACAGCGGGGCCGAAGCTTTCGTCTCCGCTCCATCAGTAACGATCCCGCCTGATATTTTGATTTCCCATCCCTGATGGCCCGGTTAGACCTCATCCACCGGGCTGGCGTAATACGTTTCATCGAATCATCCCTAAAGCGTCATCGATTCTTAACCATTTTGCCAGGCTAGACCGGGCACAATGAGTTGCGGCTTGCGGAATGTTTCGGTATTGAAATCCTTGGAGTGAACCTATTTGGTTTTACTCAATCGCCGAGCGGATTTTTCCGTGAGTCAGGCCGGGCTTTTAGCCTATTGACTGATATTGATAGAGAGACAATCCGAGCATGAGCGTAAACACATTGACCCGCTACCCGATGTTGGCGACGCTAACCGTAATCGGTACAATAGGCGTCGCCCAGGCAGTCACGCCGGTTTTCATTAGCCTTTCACCTTCGATTTCAAATGTTCCGCTAGACGTTTCATGGCCGAAGACGCGTCATCGGCCGCGAGATGGACGTTGATAATGCTTGGCATGTCGCTGTTGCTCAAGGCGTTCGTCAACGCCTGTTCGAACGCTTCTTCGGTACCAGCGTCGTAGCCCATTAAAGGGCCAAAGACTTCGCCCAACCGGTCGAATCGCCAGGGATTAATGTCATTGAAAGGCCCCTCGAGAATACAGCGTTCGGTGCTGTATCCACCATTGTTAAAAACCACCACGATAGGATTCAGGCCCAGGCGCGCATGCGTCGAAAGCTCGGTGCCGGTCATCTGAAACGCGCCATCTCCAACCAGAATCAGTGCGCGGTGGTCGGGGCGGGCAATTTGCGCGCCGAGCGCGGCGGGTACCGCAAAACCCATCGTGGTATAGAAAGCGGATGCCAGAAATTCGCTCTGTTCGTGTACCCGTAAATCAATAGCCGCAAACAGACAATCGCCGACATCGCAAACCACGATCATATCCTGACTTAGCGCCTGATTCAGTCGTCCGATCAATCTGGCGGTTGTAATCGGCCGGTCCGGTTCTGGAAACGCAACGGTATCCGCCGCCACGGTTGCGGGCGGAAACTTGCCGCCGGTTTTGACCGAACGCACTAATGCGCTTAAAAAGTCGTCTAACGCGACCCGAGGATAGCGATGAGCGCTGATCACAACCTCGTTTAATGCCGCGCGTATCATCGAATGCGGATCCAGTTTCGCGGTATAGATGCCGGTATCGACTTCGTTCAAGGTCACGCCCAACATCAGCAGTAAATCGGAATGCTCCACCGTGTAGCGTACCGATTCCGAACTCATCGCCCCTTCATAAATACCGAGATAGGCGGGATGCCTCTCGGCCATCACCGATTTACCGGTTAATGTGGCGACCACCGGTAGTCCGCTACGGTTGACCAGCTCTGCCAAGGCCTCCTGCAGGCCGCGCCGGTGTAACTCGATGCCCGCCACGATCATTGGCGAAACCGACTTAGCCAATAGTGCTTGGGCTTCCGCGATGGCTTCGGCTAAAGCGGTTTGATCGCTAGCAAATCTTTCCACGCTTTCAACCGGCATCGGATAGCCTTCGACCATCACCAAGTCGCGGGGAAGTTCTATATAGACCGGTTTACAAAACTGGC comes from the Methylomonas sp. LL1 genome and includes:
- a CDS encoding alpha-keto acid decarboxylase family protein; the protein is MSTAQSDTIGQYLLKRLYQAGVQHIFGVPGDYVLGFYDLMVKSPVRHIGTTREDSAAFAADGYARCRGIGALAVTYGVGALNTVNAIAGAFAESSPVIIISGAPGVSEQKNDPLIHHRFGPFTLQREIFERICCASVVLNDPVIAFRQIDHAIEAARQFCKPVYIELPRDLVMVEGYPMPVESVERFASDQTALAEAIAEAQALLAKSVSPMIVAGIELHRRGLQEALAELVNRSGLPVVATLTGKSVMAERHPAYLGIYEGAMSSESVRYTVEHSDLLLMLGVTLNEVDTGIYTAKLDPHSMIRAALNEVVISAHRYPRVALDDFLSALVRSVKTGGKFPPATVAADTVAFPEPDRPITTARLIGRLNQALSQDMIVVCDVGDCLFAAIDLRVHEQSEFLASAFYTTMGFAVPAALGAQIARPDHRALILVGDGAFQMTGTELSTHARLGLNPIVVVFNNGGYSTERCILEGPFNDINPWRFDRLGEVFGPLMGYDAGTEEAFEQALTNALSNSDMPSIINVHLAADDASSAMKRLAEHLKSKVKG